AGAAAAAACTATCCATTCTTTTTTTATATCAAGTCCATGTCTTCTCTTAACCCAATTTATTATGGAATTATAATATTCATCACTTGTTTTTACATACCCATAAACAGCATGCTCTGCTCTTTTTCTTATAGCCTTTGAAATTTCTGGTGCAACCTCAAAATCCATATCTGCAACCCAAAGTGGCAAAACATCCTGTCTTTCATCCCATTTTGCACAAGCTGTATTTCTTCTTTCAACTAATTTATCAAAATTATACAAAGAAACCCCTCCAATTTAAAATAAGGATGATTCCCCCTTAAGAAAATCATCCGTTAATTCCATAAATTTTTACAGGTTTTGTTTTATATAAGTGTTCTTTTCACACTTATATAAAACTTCCTTTTCTTACCTTTTAAGATTAAAATATATTGATATTATATGTTGGAATTTATGGATTCTTTGCTATGTGACTTATAATTTTGATCAGGATGATCAAAGCCATTTAAGCATCAGGACGATGCATTTAAATGGGTAGGAAATTGTAAACGAACATAGCTTAGAAGCCGTTAATTCCATAAATTTTTATCAATATATTTTAATCATTAACTATTTCTATCACTTCCGTATTTTCAACCGCATCATTTATAAGCTTTTCTTTATCTAAAACACTTTCAGCTTTTCTTATTTGTTCTAAAATAGGTTTTGTTTTAGGATGCTTAGGAACAAATATAGTACAACAATCTTCATATGGAAGAATTGATGTTTCATAAGTTCCAATTTTCCTTGATATATCCATTATGTCAATCTTGTCCATTGATATCAAAGGTCTAAATACAGGTCTATCTGCACAATCATTACTTACAACTAAGCCTTGCATTGTTTGACTTGCTACTTGTCCTATACTTTCTCCTGTAGCTACAGAGTGCATACCCTTGTCATCAGCTATTCTACAAGCTATACTCATCATGAATCTTCTCATTATTATAGTAAGCTCATCTTCTCTACATTTTTCAATTATTTGCATTTGAATATCAGTGAAAGGCACTACATACAAAGTCATTCTTCCTATATACTTTGTAAGTATTTTAGCCAAATCTTTAACCTTATCCTTAGCTCTTTCACTTGTATATGGTGCACTATGGAAATATACTCCACTTACTTCAACTCCACGTCTTGCCATCATATATCCTGCGACAGGAGAATCTATTCCCCCTGAGAGCATTAAAAGAGTTTGTCCGTTTGTCTTGTATGGCATTCCGTTTACTCCCCTAATTCTCTTTCCATATACATAAGTTTTATTTCTTATTTCTATATTTACAAGACATCCTGGGTTATGAACATCTACAGTAACGTCTTTATTATTGTTAAGTACATACGCTCCAACTTCACGATTTACATCCATTGAGTTAATTGGAAATGTCTTATTAGCTCTATTAGTTTCAATCTTAAAAGTACTTTTTGCACTTTCATTAACTTCTAAAAGTGCTAAGCTTTTTATAACTTCAAAATCATTTTCAATTTCTGTAACGATACAAACTTCAGCTACTCCAAAAACATTTTTTACTCTCTCTACAGCTTCCTCTAAATCTTCTGTTTTTATAAACCATCTTCCAGAATCAAATACAAAATCAAATTCTATTCCCTTAAGAGCTGCTTTTATATTATTTTTAAGTATTTTTTCAAATTTATTTTTATTTAATCCTTTTAAAAATATTTCAGAGGCGTATTTTACCATCAATAGTTTATTCATATCTTTAATCTCCTTAAGAATTTAAGTATCATTTCTATATTATATACTGTATAATCTATTTCTTCAAAGGTATTTTCAGGGCAAAAACTGAACCTTATGGCACCATCAATTTCAGCATCATCAAGTCCAAGCGCCATTAGCACATGACTCTTTTGGTTTTTCTTTGATGAACATGCAGAACCTGTTGATACATATATCTCTTTTTCTTCTAGTGCATGTACAAAAACCTCTCCTCTAACCCCTTTAAAGGATACATTTAATACATGTGGAAGATAGTCTTTTCCAATTTTGCTGTTTATTTTAACACCATCTATTTGTTCCAACTTACCAATAAAGTACTCTTTTAACTCTTCTACCTTTTTATAGTTGTCGTTCATCTTTTTAGCTATATCATCAGCTGCATAAGCAAAAGCTGCAATGGCTGGTACATTTTCAGTCCCTGATCTAAAATTAAACTCTTGTCCTCCTCCACATATAAGTGGATCTGGCATAAGACCTTTTCTCACATAAGCAAATCCTATTCCCCTTGGTCCATATATTTTATGTGCACTTGCAGATAGCAAATCTATTCCCATTT
The Clostridium felsineum DSM 794 DNA segment above includes these coding regions:
- the thiI gene encoding tRNA uracil 4-sulfurtransferase ThiI, whose protein sequence is MNKLLMVKYASEIFLKGLNKNKFEKILKNNIKAALKGIEFDFVFDSGRWFIKTEDLEEAVERVKNVFGVAEVCIVTEIENDFEVIKSLALLEVNESAKSTFKIETNRANKTFPINSMDVNREVGAYVLNNNKDVTVDVHNPGCLVNIEIRNKTYVYGKRIRGVNGMPYKTNGQTLLMLSGGIDSPVAGYMMARRGVEVSGVYFHSAPYTSERAKDKVKDLAKILTKYIGRMTLYVVPFTDIQMQIIEKCREDELTIIMRRFMMSIACRIADDKGMHSVATGESIGQVASQTMQGLVVSNDCADRPVFRPLISMDKIDIMDISRKIGTYETSILPYEDCCTIFVPKHPKTKPILEQIRKAESVLDKEKLINDAVENTEVIEIVND
- a CDS encoding cysteine desulfurase family protein; translated protein: MVVYFDNSATTKPLLEVANIMKKLFYEYYGNPSSLHLFGKRAEDKLIESRKTLAKTLGVSQNEIIFTSGGSESNNFLIKGFAKPGNHIITSKIEHESVLNTFKQLERFGVEVTYLDVDSEGKVKIEELKESINKNTVLVSIMHVNNEVGVIQDLKKISSIIKEKSTRVKFHVDAVQSYGKIKINPKEMGIDLLSASAHKIYGPRGIGFAYVRKGLMPDPLICGGGQEFNFRSGTENVPAIAAFAYAADDIAKKMNDNYKKVEELKEYFIGKLEQIDGVKINSKIGKDYLPHVLNVSFKGVRGEVFVHALEEKEIYVSTGSACSSKKNQKSHVLMALGLDDAEIDGAIRFSFCPENTFEEIDYTVYNIEMILKFLRRLKI